The proteins below are encoded in one region of Tolumonas auensis DSM 9187:
- the dnaX gene encoding DNA polymerase III subunit gamma/tau has protein sequence MAYQVLARKWRPRNFHEVMGQQHVLQALSNALDQGRLHHAYLFSGTRGVGKTTIARILAKCLNCETGITSRPCGQCSACREIDQGNFVDLLEIDAASRTKVEDTRDLLDNVQYKPARGRFKIYLIDEVHMLSRHSFNALLKTLEEPPEHVKFLLATTDPQKLPVTILSRCLQFHLKALTREQIVEQLQRVLQAEQLTYEPAALSLLAKAAQGSMRDALSLSDQAIAYGNGLLQAETVQQMLGTLDHRQLYQILSLLAARDGAALMQQIGSLAELAPDYDQLHVELASLLHRTAMWQLLGQQTEPGADDTEELQLLAEQIPPEELQLYYQITLNGRKELPLAPDGRSALEMTLLRMLAFAPRAGRPAITEQPQLIHRNTAPAASFVATPARPDVIPAAVPVAPPVTASAAVEDLAMQAKLMQEQAELMAQAEQEMQPRPLPVSPPVTEAPAPVAVIPAVAPATPAASGPEVNNSGVQDIIRLRNQLRSRRQQAENQTESHVTPAVMPARIPANRGEIAPLPATAAPARTVAPQDVQPQVAGNRALSDDLPPWELPPLTAYQDQEAFISPVDSEQDNAAPSFKQRQSDRFTPSAPPVMQSNPAPVSRLPETDEDDDSVWRSNELLLRSSDQWAQTVAKLPVAGRVRQLAMQAVVTDQQADSWHLQIRNEARHLAQPRMVQELAEAISTILPTAINLQVEPVVQLALPCPAEIEQQERIRLQQEAELLLLSDPNVQFLQQRFGATLDDGSIQPLKTDTTASGD, from the coding sequence ATGGCATATCAGGTTCTTGCACGTAAATGGCGCCCGCGTAACTTTCATGAGGTTATGGGGCAGCAACATGTCTTACAGGCATTATCCAATGCATTGGATCAGGGCCGACTGCATCATGCTTATCTGTTCAGTGGTACGCGCGGGGTGGGGAAAACCACGATTGCGCGTATTCTGGCGAAATGTCTGAATTGCGAAACTGGTATTACCTCCCGGCCATGCGGACAATGCAGTGCTTGCCGGGAAATTGATCAAGGTAACTTTGTCGATCTGTTAGAGATTGATGCCGCTTCCCGTACAAAAGTGGAAGATACCCGTGATTTACTGGATAACGTGCAATATAAACCGGCCCGGGGCCGCTTCAAGATCTATCTGATCGACGAAGTGCATATGCTGTCACGGCATAGCTTCAATGCACTGTTGAAGACACTGGAAGAACCGCCGGAGCATGTGAAATTCCTGCTGGCTACCACGGATCCGCAGAAATTACCGGTGACAATTCTTTCCCGCTGCCTGCAATTCCATCTGAAAGCACTGACTCGTGAGCAGATTGTTGAACAATTGCAGCGTGTGTTGCAGGCAGAACAACTAACTTATGAACCTGCGGCGTTAAGTCTGCTGGCCAAGGCAGCGCAGGGCAGTATGCGGGATGCGCTGAGCTTAAGTGATCAGGCGATTGCTTACGGCAATGGTCTGCTGCAGGCTGAAACTGTACAGCAGATGCTGGGTACACTGGATCACCGGCAGCTTTATCAGATTTTATCGTTATTGGCGGCCCGTGATGGTGCTGCTCTGATGCAGCAGATTGGTTCTCTGGCTGAGCTGGCTCCTGATTATGATCAGCTGCATGTTGAATTAGCGAGTCTGTTGCACCGGACTGCCATGTGGCAGTTGTTGGGGCAACAGACTGAACCGGGTGCTGATGATACGGAAGAGTTACAGCTGCTGGCGGAACAGATCCCGCCGGAAGAACTCCAGCTTTACTATCAGATCACACTGAATGGCCGTAAAGAATTACCGTTGGCTCCTGACGGGCGTAGTGCACTGGAAATGACCTTGCTGCGGATGCTGGCGTTTGCCCCACGGGCGGGCCGTCCGGCAATAACTGAACAGCCGCAATTGATTCACCGGAATACAGCGCCGGCAGCTTCGTTTGTGGCAACACCGGCCAGACCTGACGTTATTCCTGCCGCTGTTCCGGTTGCTCCTCCTGTGACAGCAAGTGCTGCTGTTGAGGATCTGGCGATGCAAGCCAAACTCATGCAGGAACAAGCTGAATTGATGGCTCAGGCTGAGCAGGAAATGCAACCCCGGCCATTGCCTGTTAGTCCGCCGGTGACTGAGGCTCCGGCACCAGTTGCCGTTATTCCTGCGGTTGCACCGGCGACACCGGCTGCATCCGGACCTGAAGTGAATAATTCAGGGGTGCAGGATATTATTCGTTTAAGAAATCAGTTACGCAGTCGCCGTCAGCAAGCTGAAAATCAGACCGAAAGTCATGTCACGCCTGCGGTAATGCCTGCGCGTATCCCGGCAAACCGGGGTGAGATCGCTCCGTTACCTGCAACCGCGGCACCAGCCAGAACGGTAGCCCCTCAGGATGTACAGCCACAGGTAGCCGGAAATCGGGCATTAAGTGATGATTTACCGCCGTGGGAATTACCACCGCTGACCGCGTATCAGGATCAGGAAGCATTTATTTCCCCGGTGGATAGTGAGCAGGACAATGCTGCGCCGTCGTTTAAGCAGCGCCAGTCTGATCGGTTCACGCCTTCCGCACCGCCGGTGATGCAATCTAATCCGGCACCGGTCAGCCGTTTGCCTGAAACGGATGAAGACGATGACTCGGTGTGGCGGAGTAATGAATTACTACTGCGAAGCAGTGATCAATGGGCACAAACAGTCGCTAAATTACCTGTTGCCGGCCGGGTGCGACAACTGGCTATGCAGGCGGTAGTTACTGATCAGCAAGCTGACAGCTGGCACTTACAGATCCGAAATGAAGCTCGTCATCTGGCTCAGCCTCGGATGGTACAGGAACTGGCAGAGGCAATATCAACCATATTGCCAACGGCCATAAATTTGCAGGTTGAGCCGGTAGTGCAACTGGCGCTGCCTTGTCCGGCAGAAATTGAGCAGCAGGAGCGGATCCGGCTGCAGCAGGAAGCGGAACTGTTATTGCTGTCTGATCCGAATGTTCAGTTTTTACAGCAACGGTTTGGCGCTACGCTGGATGATGGTAGTATTCAGCCATTGAAAACAGATACCACCGCTTCCGGCGACTGA
- the apt gene encoding adenine phosphoribosyltransferase, translating to MNRNTLDFIQSCIATIPDYPKPGIIFRDVTSLVEHPQGFHQTIELLKEHYQSMSFDKVVGTEARGFIFGAPLAYALQLGFIPVRKPGKLPRSVLEQSYQLEYGEDCLQMHCDAIKPGEKVLVVDDLLATGGTVEATIKMIREAGGIVEHAAFVISLPDLGGEERLTAMGVNVLKLVDFPGH from the coding sequence ATGAACCGTAACACGCTAGATTTCATCCAATCCTGTATTGCCACCATTCCTGATTATCCAAAACCAGGGATCATCTTTCGTGATGTCACCAGTCTGGTGGAACATCCGCAGGGATTTCATCAGACAATCGAACTGCTGAAAGAACATTATCAGTCGATGTCGTTTGATAAAGTGGTGGGGACGGAGGCTCGCGGTTTTATTTTTGGTGCGCCGTTAGCTTATGCATTACAGCTTGGTTTTATTCCGGTGCGTAAACCGGGCAAATTACCCCGTTCTGTGCTGGAGCAAAGCTATCAGCTGGAATATGGTGAAGATTGTCTGCAGATGCACTGTGATGCAATTAAGCCCGGCGAGAAAGTTCTGGTCGTGGATGATCTGCTGGCAACCGGTGGTACTGTTGAAGCCACAATCAAGATGATCCGTGAGGCGGGTGGTATTGTGGAACATGCGGCATTCGTTATTTCCCTGCCTGATCTGGGTGGTGAAGAGCGTCTGACGGCAATGGGTGTGAACGTTCTTAAACTGGTTGATTTTCCCGGACATTGA
- the glgC gene encoding glucose-1-phosphate adenylyltransferase, protein MVSVDPQGMTQAREAINQTLALVLAGGRGSRLKQLTDNRAKPAVHFGGKFRIIDFALSNCINSGITRVGVVTQYKSHSLLRHIQAGWSFLRYQMNEFIDLLPAQQRLDEVNWYRGTADAVYQNVDIIRDYAPKYVLVLAGDHVYKMDYASMLLDHVRLGGKVTVACIEVPKHEATAFGVMAIDDDRQITQFVEKPADPPTIPGNSEVSLASMGVYVFDADYLYQLLQEDQLDEGSRRDFGMDIIPKVVQLGVAYAHPFSMSCVGCKDHDDEKDNQCYWRDVGTVDSFWEANMDLASVVPELDVYDESWPIWTNQRQLPPAKFVQDYMGQSGSTLNSVISGGCIVSGSIIHNSVLFSGVRVHSGCTLDGAVIFPDVIIGRGSRLRKVIIDKHCDIPPGTIIGENPAEDARRFHRSDNGVVLVTRSMLDKLRE, encoded by the coding sequence ATGGTTTCAGTAGATCCGCAGGGCATGACGCAGGCCAGAGAAGCAATCAATCAGACGCTGGCACTGGTTTTGGCGGGAGGAAGAGGTAGTCGGTTGAAGCAACTGACTGATAACAGAGCAAAACCAGCCGTACATTTCGGCGGTAAGTTCCGTATCATTGATTTCGCGCTTTCTAATTGTATTAATTCAGGGATCACCCGTGTTGGCGTTGTAACACAATACAAATCTCACAGCCTTCTTCGTCATATCCAGGCTGGCTGGTCTTTTCTGCGTTACCAGATGAATGAATTTATTGATTTGCTTCCGGCGCAACAGCGTCTGGATGAAGTGAATTGGTATCGTGGTACCGCCGATGCGGTTTATCAAAACGTGGATATCATCCGCGATTACGCCCCTAAATATGTATTAGTTCTTGCCGGTGACCATGTCTATAAAATGGATTACGCCAGCATGCTGCTCGATCATGTGCGTCTGGGCGGTAAAGTGACCGTTGCATGTATCGAAGTGCCTAAACATGAAGCAACCGCTTTTGGTGTAATGGCTATCGATGACGATCGTCAGATCACTCAGTTTGTAGAAAAACCTGCAGATCCGCCAACGATACCGGGCAACTCTGAAGTCTCTCTGGCATCAATGGGGGTTTATGTTTTTGATGCAGACTACTTGTACCAGTTACTGCAGGAAGATCAGCTGGACGAAGGTTCTCGCCGTGATTTTGGTATGGATATCATCCCTAAAGTGGTTCAGTTAGGTGTTGCTTACGCACATCCATTCAGCATGTCCTGCGTTGGTTGCAAGGATCATGATGATGAGAAAGACAATCAATGTTACTGGCGTGATGTAGGTACTGTTGATTCTTTCTGGGAAGCCAATATGGATCTGGCCTCTGTTGTGCCGGAACTGGATGTGTATGATGAAAGCTGGCCGATCTGGACTAACCAGCGTCAATTGCCTCCTGCCAAGTTTGTACAGGACTACATGGGGCAGTCAGGCAGTACACTGAACTCGGTTATTTCCGGTGGTTGTATTGTCAGCGGTTCAATTATTCACAACTCGGTACTGTTTTCCGGTGTCAGAGTGCATTCCGGATGTACGCTCGATGGGGCAGTTATCTTCCCGGATGTAATCATTGGCCGTGGATCCCGCTTGCGCAAAGTTATCATTGATAAACATTGTGATATTCCACCGGGAACTATCATCGGTGAAAATCCGGCCGAAGATGCAAGACGTTTCCATCGGAGTGATAACGGCGTGGTGTTAGTTACCCGTTCAATGCTGGATAAGCTGAGAGAATAA
- a CDS encoding porin, with protein MAGQKDNYKDTDKTVTEGNAKAGEAENFGGDSRVRIGTKGKWATGYNDVALIGKLEWQVASQGNDTSDGDNDGTFDARYSWIGADFGNGIQSMVGAIASPYAQLTDTTDTYENYSGGVEDQSTGDIWDDGVAVTYAADGWDLRSAVAFSDEEKTNSDLSGDDAKTQTRYGVSAGYTFPINEVSSLKPVLAYQAEEGKTTDGLDYTNSQYAAGLGYTYDAFYLASTYGQAKYDTDTQDTDKDTVWSVVASYKMLPEWTVLVNYGLVDPHNAGTNGDASGSWGEYYVLATQYDITAKAKAFAEYKINQVSGQDDNYIVGLQYTF; from the coding sequence ATGGCTGGTCAGAAAGATAACTACAAAGATACAGATAAAACAGTCACTGAAGGTAATGCTAAAGCAGGTGAAGCTGAAAACTTTGGTGGTGACAGCCGTGTTCGTATCGGTACCAAAGGTAAATGGGCTACCGGCTACAATGATGTGGCTCTGATTGGTAAACTGGAATGGCAGGTTGCCTCTCAGGGCAATGACACCAGCGATGGTGATAACGATGGCACTTTTGATGCGCGTTATTCCTGGATTGGTGCTGATTTCGGTAACGGTATTCAGTCTATGGTTGGCGCAATTGCGAGCCCTTATGCTCAACTGACTGATACCACGGATACTTATGAGAACTACTCTGGTGGTGTAGAAGATCAGTCTACTGGCGATATTTGGGATGACGGCGTAGCGGTAACTTATGCTGCTGATGGCTGGGATCTGCGTTCAGCGGTTGCATTCAGCGATGAAGAAAAAACTAATTCAGATCTGAGCGGTGATGATGCCAAAACTCAGACTCGTTATGGCGTAAGCGCTGGTTACACCTTCCCAATCAATGAAGTATCTAGCCTGAAACCTGTTCTGGCGTACCAGGCAGAAGAAGGTAAAACTACAGACGGTTTGGATTATACCAATTCACAGTATGCTGCTGGTCTGGGTTATACCTATGATGCATTCTATTTAGCATCAACCTATGGTCAGGCTAAATATGATACCGACACTCAGGATACAGACAAAGACACAGTCTGGAGTGTAGTTGCTTCTTATAAAATGCTGCCTGAGTGGACAGTACTGGTGAACTATGGCTTGGTTGATCCGCACAATGCTGGCACCAATGGTGATGCATCTGGTTCATGGGGCGAATATTATGTGCTGGCAACTCAGTATGACATCACAGCCAAAGCAAAAGCATTCGCTGAATATAAAATCAATCAGGTTTCTGGCCAGGACGACAACTACATTGTTGGTCTGCAATATACCTTCTAA
- a CDS encoding EAL domain-containing protein encodes MKEHSIYHRQWLSLWLILLLTVISNMLVLTFWLADTVSSELLLISSGILILSLLALHWNHQVLLKKAEKLIASELTANQPSSGVFPFLTSAVQQTKDALNKDVDRIKKINSELEHRVLQDNLTGLQNRSAFRKDLTEFLQRETLSDQACLCLIRSTELATINHQRGRIAGDQYLLAIAEIVQSVSQRFSTHYVYRLSGSDYAILLPNASASIAPILGKELKQLFDNLQLQILAESIAYSGITFLHPGQPPEQPLSRADLALAKAQTNVVNGWYLQEENAGDAFQGESHWQHTIQSILESHGISFSGQAIQPLNMAINNYIQIIPRFIGPNQQSLPSETVYAMAMRHGTMGKLEELVIESLLQQHKLHPENVARWGLNLSASALFSSSFIVWLEQRLLQEQDITPNLVFEIDEEILDCHLAASIRMFEMLRRVGCRSCISKFGRGLGSFRLYRELRPDYIKLDSYLVETIERDGTSQQFVRMIIEISHRLGCVVIAEGVETTSQREALERMYIDGIQGQLVSKIIPIGD; translated from the coding sequence ATGAAAGAGCACTCTATCTATCACAGGCAATGGTTATCTTTATGGCTCATTTTGTTGTTAACCGTGATAAGTAATATGCTTGTTCTTACTTTCTGGTTGGCAGATACAGTCAGTTCGGAACTGCTACTCATATCAAGCGGAATACTTATACTTTCATTGCTGGCTTTGCACTGGAACCATCAGGTTTTATTGAAAAAAGCAGAAAAACTGATCGCTTCCGAGTTAACAGCCAATCAGCCCTCTTCCGGTGTTTTTCCTTTCCTGACATCTGCCGTTCAGCAAACAAAAGACGCTCTGAATAAAGATGTCGACCGGATAAAAAAAATCAATTCGGAACTGGAACACCGGGTTTTGCAGGATAATCTGACCGGCCTTCAGAACCGCAGTGCCTTCCGCAAAGATCTGACTGAATTCTTACAACGGGAAACCCTGTCTGATCAGGCTTGCTTATGTCTTATCCGATCGACTGAACTGGCCACAATCAATCACCAGCGCGGCAGGATAGCCGGCGATCAGTATCTGCTTGCGATTGCAGAAATAGTTCAATCCGTCAGTCAGCGATTCTCGACCCATTATGTTTACCGGCTTTCAGGCAGTGACTACGCCATATTGCTTCCAAATGCTTCAGCATCCATAGCACCTATCTTAGGAAAAGAGTTAAAACAGCTCTTTGATAATTTACAACTGCAAATTCTGGCAGAAAGTATTGCCTACTCCGGCATCACATTTCTGCATCCCGGACAACCGCCCGAACAGCCTTTATCCCGTGCAGATTTAGCGCTGGCAAAAGCACAAACCAACGTGGTGAATGGCTGGTATTTGCAGGAGGAAAACGCTGGTGATGCATTTCAGGGAGAAAGCCATTGGCAACACACCATACAATCGATTCTTGAATCTCACGGTATCAGTTTTTCAGGTCAGGCTATTCAGCCGCTCAACATGGCCATCAATAACTATATTCAAATCATTCCCCGCTTTATTGGCCCGAATCAGCAATCACTCCCAAGTGAAACTGTTTATGCCATGGCCATGCGGCATGGCACCATGGGTAAACTGGAAGAGTTAGTCATAGAAAGTTTGCTGCAACAACATAAACTTCATCCGGAAAATGTAGCCCGCTGGGGCCTGAATCTGAGTGCCAGTGCATTATTTAGCTCGTCTTTTATAGTCTGGCTTGAGCAACGTTTATTGCAAGAACAAGATATTACACCGAATCTGGTCTTTGAAATTGACGAAGAAATTCTTGATTGTCATTTGGCTGCCAGCATCCGGATGTTTGAAATGCTGCGCAGAGTGGGCTGTCGGTCCTGTATTTCAAAATTTGGCCGGGGATTAGGCTCATTCCGTCTGTATCGGGAACTACGCCCTGACTACATTAAACTCGATTCTTATTTAGTTGAAACGATTGAACGCGACGGCACCAGCCAACAGTTTGTTCGCATGATCATTGAGATCTCACATCGGTTAGGATGCGTGGTCATCGCGGAAGGTGTTGAAACAACGTCACAGAGAGAAGCGCTGGAGCGCATGTATATAGACGGTATTCAGGGACAACTGGTTTCTAAAATTATACCGATCGGCGATTAG
- a CDS encoding YbaB/EbfC family nucleoid-associated protein — protein MFGKGGMGNLMKQAQMMQERMQKMQEEVAKMEVTGESGAGMVKITITGSHNVRRVTIDPSLLQDDDQEMLEDLIAAAFNDAVRRAEEQNKAKMAEITGGMQLPPGFKMPF, from the coding sequence ATGTTCGGTAAAGGTGGAATGGGCAATTTGATGAAGCAGGCGCAGATGATGCAAGAGCGCATGCAGAAAATGCAGGAAGAAGTGGCAAAGATGGAAGTCACTGGTGAATCAGGTGCCGGTATGGTCAAGATCACTATTACTGGCAGCCACAATGTCCGCCGTGTCACTATCGACCCAAGTCTGTTGCAGGATGATGATCAGGAAATGCTGGAAGATCTGATTGCTGCTGCTTTTAATGATGCCGTGCGTCGGGCTGAAGAACAGAATAAAGCTAAAATGGCTGAAATTACCGGTGGTATGCAATTGCCGCCTGGTTTCAAAATGCCATTCTGA
- a CDS encoding DUF2057 domain-containing protein, which yields MTVLFRTWLSRSLSLLAIFACTSALADTTVVVPRPYTTNLIDGKPYKGNSSELNLVEGEHQLVIRFEGNYSTKNNVDLVSGEPLVVNFKTNGKEQLTFDLPLIRESAQAKAFLKNQKLHLVDKNTKAIKEANIFELPKKEGLQIGRDYQEELLALGKAFQQPVINEDGTVSAGGNVQQAALTNTVSGNKNLQALEMLKYWYNRADPQTRKAFQHWVITQQ from the coding sequence ATGACAGTGCTGTTCCGTACCTGGTTGTCCCGTTCTTTATCTCTGTTAGCAATATTTGCCTGCACATCTGCATTGGCTGACACCACAGTAGTAGTTCCCCGTCCTTATACAACCAACCTGATCGATGGTAAACCATATAAAGGAAACAGTTCAGAGCTCAATCTGGTTGAAGGTGAACATCAGTTAGTCATACGTTTCGAAGGTAACTACAGTACCAAAAACAACGTTGATCTGGTGAGTGGCGAACCGCTGGTTGTTAACTTCAAGACTAACGGCAAAGAACAACTGACGTTCGATTTACCGTTAATCAGAGAGTCAGCGCAGGCAAAAGCTTTTCTGAAAAATCAGAAACTGCATTTGGTCGATAAAAATACCAAAGCCATTAAAGAAGCTAATATCTTTGAATTACCGAAAAAAGAAGGCTTACAGATTGGCCGGGATTATCAGGAAGAATTGCTGGCGCTGGGTAAAGCATTTCAGCAACCCGTTATCAATGAAGACGGCACTGTGTCAGCAGGTGGTAATGTGCAACAAGCTGCTCTGACAAATACAGTTTCCGGTAACAAGAATCTGCAAGCACTGGAAATGCTGAAATACTGGTACAACCGTGCGGATCCACAGACGCGGAAAGCATTCCAGCATTGGGTGATTACGCAGCAATAA
- the htpG gene encoding molecular chaperone HtpG, whose amino-acid sequence MTETVHMETHGFQTEVKQLLNLMAHSLYSNKEVFLRELISNAADAADKLRFKALSDADLYENDGQLHVRLLIDKEQRTLTISDNGIGMSREDAIQHLGTIARSGTKDFFQNLSGDQSKDSQLIGQFGVGFYSAFIVADKVTVISRVAGQTHDKAVRWESVGDGSFTVAEVTKDSRGTDVILHLKEDETEFLDDYRLRSVIGKYSDHISIPVELWKAPEAAEGEDKPATEGAWEQVNRATALWTRSAKEIKDEEYSEFYKHVSHDYEDPLTWSHNRVEGNMEYTSLLYIPARAPWDMWNREQKHGLKLYVQRVFIMDDAEQFMPTYLRFVKGVLDSNDLPLNVSREILQDNKITAQLRKACTKRVLSMLDKMAKDDADKYQKFWGEFGNVLKEGPAEDWANREDIAKLLRFASTHNDSNAQTVSLTDYVSRMKEGQNKIYFIIADSYAAAKNSPHLELLRKKGVEVLLLWERIDEWLMNHLSEFDGKKLISVTSGDLELGDLEDEESRKQQEETAKANAGLIERLKTALGSEVADVRVSHRLTETPVCAVTDGHGMSSQMMKLMKAAGQPVPEQKYILEVNPEHALIHHIADVQDEERFKEWALLLQEQAQLTEQGGLTDPSSFVARMNRLLLG is encoded by the coding sequence ATGACAGAAACTGTTCATATGGAAACCCATGGGTTTCAGACTGAAGTTAAACAACTGTTGAACCTGATGGCGCACAGCCTCTATTCCAACAAAGAGGTTTTCCTGCGTGAACTGATCTCTAACGCGGCGGATGCGGCTGATAAGCTGCGCTTCAAAGCGTTGTCCGATGCTGATTTATATGAAAATGATGGTCAGCTGCATGTCCGTCTGTTGATTGATAAAGAACAGCGCACCCTGACTATCTCCGATAACGGTATCGGTATGAGCCGTGAAGATGCAATCCAGCATCTGGGCACCATTGCCCGTTCCGGCACCAAAGATTTCTTCCAGAATTTAAGCGGTGATCAGAGCAAAGATTCCCAACTGATTGGTCAGTTTGGTGTGGGTTTCTATTCTGCCTTTATCGTGGCAGACAAAGTCACTGTAATCAGCCGTGTTGCTGGTCAGACTCATGATAAAGCGGTTCGTTGGGAATCGGTTGGTGATGGCAGCTTTACGGTGGCTGAAGTCACCAAAGACAGCCGTGGTACCGATGTGATCCTGCATCTGAAAGAAGATGAAACCGAATTCCTTGACGATTATCGTCTGCGTTCCGTGATCGGCAAATATTCTGATCACATCAGCATTCCGGTAGAACTGTGGAAAGCACCAGAAGCTGCCGAAGGTGAAGATAAACCGGCGACTGAAGGCGCTTGGGAACAAGTTAACCGTGCAACGGCACTGTGGACTCGTTCTGCCAAAGAGATCAAAGACGAAGAATATAGCGAATTCTACAAACACGTATCTCATGATTACGAAGATCCCCTGACCTGGTCGCACAATCGTGTCGAAGGCAACATGGAATACACCAGTCTGCTGTATATTCCGGCCCGTGCGCCTTGGGATATGTGGAATCGTGAACAGAAACATGGCCTTAAACTGTATGTACAGCGCGTATTCATCATGGATGACGCTGAACAGTTCATGCCAACTTACTTGCGTTTCGTAAAAGGTGTGCTGGATTCCAACGATCTGCCACTGAACGTTTCCCGCGAGATCCTGCAAGACAACAAAATTACTGCGCAGCTGCGTAAAGCTTGCACCAAGCGTGTTCTGAGCATGCTGGACAAGATGGCTAAAGATGATGCTGATAAATATCAGAAGTTCTGGGGTGAGTTCGGTAATGTACTGAAAGAAGGTCCGGCGGAAGATTGGGCTAACCGTGAAGATATCGCCAAACTGCTGCGCTTTGCCTCTACCCATAACGACAGCAATGCTCAGACTGTCAGCCTGACTGATTACGTATCCCGCATGAAAGAAGGTCAGAACAAGATCTATTTCATCATTGCAGACAGTTATGCTGCGGCGAAAAATAGCCCGCATCTTGAACTGTTACGCAAAAAAGGCGTTGAAGTTCTGCTGCTGTGGGAGCGCATCGACGAATGGCTGATGAACCATCTGTCAGAGTTCGATGGCAAAAAACTGATTTCAGTGACCAGTGGCGATCTGGAACTGGGCGATCTGGAAGATGAAGAGAGCCGTAAGCAACAGGAAGAGACTGCTAAAGCCAATGCCGGTCTGATTGAGCGTCTGAAAACTGCACTGGGCAGCGAAGTTGCGGATGTACGTGTATCACATCGTCTGACGGAAACTCCGGTATGTGCGGTGACTGATGGTCATGGTATGAGCAGCCAGATGATGAAACTGATGAAGGCGGCTGGTCAGCCAGTGCCGGAGCAGAAATACATTCTGGAAGTGAACCCGGAACATGCACTGATCCACCATATCGCCGATGTGCAGGATGAAGAACGCTTCAAAGAGTGGGCGTTATTGCTGCAGGAACAGGCGCAACTGACCGAACAGGGTGGGTTGACTGATCCGAGCAGTTTCGTTGCCCGCATGAACCGCTTACTGCTGGGGTAA
- the recR gene encoding recombination mediator RecR, whose product MKFSPLLDALIRELQVLPGVGPKSAQRMAFQLLERERKRGMQLGQTLQRALTEIGHCQHCRTFTENSLCDICANPKRAESGQLCIVETPADVAAIEQTHLYSGRYFVLMGHLSPLDGIGPKELGLDQLDNVLQGGQWKEVILATNPTIEGDATAFYIASMAKRYQINITRIAHGVPVGGELELVDGTTLSHSLSGRRPLE is encoded by the coding sequence ATGAAGTTCAGCCCACTACTGGATGCTCTGATCCGTGAATTACAAGTATTGCCTGGTGTCGGACCCAAATCGGCACAACGGATGGCATTTCAGTTGCTGGAGCGCGAACGTAAACGTGGTATGCAGTTAGGGCAAACCCTGCAGCGGGCTCTGACGGAAATTGGCCATTGTCAGCATTGCCGTACTTTCACTGAAAACTCGTTATGTGATATCTGTGCGAATCCGAAACGGGCGGAGAGTGGCCAGCTCTGTATCGTCGAGACACCGGCTGATGTGGCGGCGATTGAACAAACGCATCTTTATTCCGGTCGTTATTTCGTACTGATGGGGCACTTATCTCCGCTGGATGGCATTGGTCCGAAAGAGCTGGGGCTGGATCAACTGGATAATGTGCTGCAAGGCGGCCAGTGGAAGGAGGTGATTCTGGCGACCAATCCAACCATTGAGGGTGATGCGACGGCATTTTATATTGCCAGCATGGCGAAACGGTATCAGATCAATATCACCCGTATTGCGCATGGTGTCCCGGTTGGCGGGGAGCTTGAACTGGTGGATGGAACTACATTGTCGCATTCATTAAGCGGTCGTCGTCCGCTGGAGTAA